One genomic region from Salvia hispanica cultivar TCC Black 2014 chromosome 2, UniMelb_Shisp_WGS_1.0, whole genome shotgun sequence encodes:
- the LOC125206237 gene encoding carboxylesterase 1-like, with protein sequence MSETQAISDSDFYTKIGLRKNSDGSFTRIRPIVDETPACPDPPLSVPILTKDVPINPQNNTWARLYLPRSQLQSSTKLPLILFFHGGGFTVASAASSFFQTFCSEITLHLHALMVSVDYRLAPEHRLPAAYEDGMEALLWLKSGDEWITDHADLSNCYIMGNSAGGNLALHAGLQASRRVEEVAPVRIRGLILHQPFFGGVERTASEIRLAENEIIPLYSTDIGWGMALPIGADRDHEFSNLRKGLFLEVDKVVSEGWRILVSGNEGDPLIDRQRELAKLLREKGVRVVEDFREEGYHGIEFYDHSFTLSLCPILKSFILGV encoded by the coding sequence ATGTCAGAAACCCAAGCCATTTCCGATTCCGACTTTTACACCAAGATTGGCCTCAGGAAAAACTCCGACGGTTCCTTCACACGCATCAGGCCAATAGTTGATGAGACGCCGGCCTGCCCCGATCCACCTCTCTCAGTTCCCATCCTCACCAAGGACGTCCCTATCAATCCACAAAACAACACGTGGGCCCGTCTCTATCTCCCCCGATCCCAACTCCAATCCTCCACCAAGCTTCCACTCATACTCTTCTTCCACGGCGGAGGCTTCACCGTGGCCAGCGCAGCCTCATCCTTCTTCCAGACCTTCTGCTCCGAGATCACCCTCCACCTCCACGCGCTCATGGTGTCGGTCGACTACCGCCTCGCGCCGGAGCACCGCCTCCCCGCCGCCTACGAAGACGGCATGGAGGCCCTGCTATGGCTCAAATCCGGCGACGAGTGGATCACCGACCACGCCGACCTCTCCAACTGCTACATCATGGGCAACAGCGCGGGCGGTAACTTAGCGCTGCACGCGGGACTGCAGGCGTCGCGGCGCGTGGAGGAGGTGGCGCCGGTGAGGATCCGAGGGCTGATCCTGCACCAGCCTTTCTTTGGCGGGGTGGAGCGGACAGCGTCGGAGATTCGGCTGGCGGAGAATGAGATAATCCCGTTATATTCGACTGATATAGGTTGGGGTATGGCGCTGCCGATTGGGGCTGATCGTGACCACGAATTCTCGAATCTTCGTAAGGGATTATTCTTGGAGGTGGATAAGGTTGTGAGTGAAGGGTGGAGGATTTTGGTGTCGGGAAATGAAGGTGACCCCTTGATTGATCGTCAAAGGGAGTTGGCCAAATTGTTGAGAGAGAAAGGTGTGAGGGTGGTGGAAGACTTTAGAGAGGAAGGCTATCATGGGATTGAGTTCTATGACCATTCCTTCACTCTTTCACTCTGTCCTATTTTGAAGAGTTTCATTCTTGGTGTTTAA
- the LOC125206238 gene encoding uncharacterized protein LOC125206238, with protein sequence MIISEDPEVGTNQTENRFWWRVSCRYNENRPARTIYRNESMVGNAINRANDEIQKFQGYYLQEEWSAGSGKSELDIISAALTTYQSMNLKPFKYLNCWQESRHHPKYKGGVVSSSSSSSKRSSPESGPSSSCQTRGRKKATTNHRRAPTPSAPDPAPSPAHFVPPQPPTNLLWALLDQLNATDKSNMTPDQLATHVAMIRGLRRTLGIDD encoded by the exons ATGATCATCTCCGAAGATCCCGAGGTTGGTACGAACCAAACCGAGAATAGGTTTTGGTGGCGCGTTTCTTGTCGGTACAATGAAAACCGCCCGGCTAgaaccatctatcgcaatgagAGTATGGTGGGCAATGCCATAAACAGAGCCAACGACGAAATCCAAAAGTTCCAGGGGTATTACCTCCAGGAAGAGTGGTCGGCGGGGAGTGGCAAGAGCGAGCTCGATATCATCAGTGCCGCCTTGACGACCTACCAATCCATGAATTTGaaaccgttcaagtacctcaaTTGTTGGCAGGAGTCGCGCCATCATCCGAAGTATAAGGGAGGCGTAGtatcctcctccagctcctccagcaaacggtcgag ccccgaGTCTGGCCCGAGCAGTTCCTGCCAGACGcgaggaaggaagaaggcgacgACCAACCACCGTCGCGCcccgactccatccgcccccgATCCCGCTCCCAGTCCCGCTCACTTTGTGCCACCTCAACCCCCGACCAACTTGTTGTGGGCCCTCTTGGATCAACTCAATGCGACCGATAAGTCTAACATGACTCCCGaccaacttgcaacacatgtgGCAATGATACGGGGTCTCCGAAGAACATTGGGGATAGatgactag
- the LOC125208022 gene encoding carboxylesterase 1-like, translated as MSETQAISDPYAGLGLIKNSDGSITRIGPIVDETPACPDPPISVPILTKDVPINPHHNTWARLYLPRSQLQSSTKLPLILFFHGGGFVVASAASTLFQSFCSEIALHLGALMVSVEYRNAPEHRLPAAYDDCMEALRWVKSGDEWLTDHADFSNCYIMGNSAGGNIALHVGLQVSRRVEEVAPLRILGLILHQPFLGGVERTASEIRLAENKTIPLYMSDILWDLALPIGANRDHEFSNPVKGLMEVDKIVSEGWRILVTGYEGDPLIDRQRELVKLLREKGVMVVEDFREGGYHGIEFYHHSFAHALYPILKNFILHV; from the coding sequence ATGTCAGAAACGCAAGCCATTTCCGATCCTTATGCCGGTCTGGGCCTCATAAAGAACTCCGACGGCTCCATCACACGAATCGGCCCAATAGTTGATGAGACGCCGGCCTGCCCCGATCCACCAATCTCAGTTCCCATCCTCACCAAGGACGTCCCCATCAACCCACACCACAACACGTGGGCCCGCCTCTATCTCCCCCGATCCCAGCTCCAATCCTCCACCAAGCTTCCCCTCATACTCTTCTTCCACGGCGGAGGCTTCGTCGTGGCCAGCGCAGCCTCAACCCTCTTCCAGAGCTTCTGCTCCGAGATCGCCCTCCACCTCGGCGCGCTCATGGTGTCGGTCGAGTACCGCAACGCGCCGGAGCACCGCCTCCCCGCCGCCTACGACGACTGCATGGAGGCGCTGCGGTGGGTCAAATCCGGCGACGAGTGGCTGACCGACCACGCCGACTTCTCCAACTGCTACATCATGGGCAACAGCGCGGGCGGGAACATAGCGCTGCACGTGGGACTGCAGGTGTCGCGGCGCGTGGAGGAGGTGGCGCCGTTGAGGATCCTAGGGCTGATCCTGCACCAGCCGTTCCTGGGCGGCGTGGAGCGGACGGCTTCGGAGATCCGGCTGGCAGAGAATAAGACGATCCCGTTATATATGAGTGATATACTGTGGGATCTGGCGCTGCCGATTGGGGCTAATCGTGACCATGAATTCTCGAATCCTGTTAAGGGGTTAATGGAGGTGGATAAGATTGTGAGTGAGGGGTGGAGGATTTTGGTGACTGGCTATGAAGGTGATCCCTTGATTGATCGCCAAAGGGAGTTGGTGAAATTGTTGAGAGAGAAAGGTGTGATGGTGGTGGAAGACTTTAGAGAGGGAGGCTATCATGGGATTGAGTTCTATCACCATTCCTTTGCCCATGCCTTGTATCCTATTCTCAAGAATTTCATTCTTCATGTTTGA